One stretch of Agelaius phoeniceus isolate bAgePho1 chromosome 15, bAgePho1.hap1, whole genome shotgun sequence DNA includes these proteins:
- the MFAP3 gene encoding microfibril-associated glycoprotein 3, which yields MKLSYCLLILTVSAGLSAGFTVENVAFNRTVAFRSFNASLHAVSQALISSPAHHDIIAKEGSSILIECKLNISQYEHILWYNSRGHLLEQKDEDDRWRIADHSLNITKVSFADRGRYTCAGINQSETLYYTVTLRVIFTSGDMSIYYMIVCLVAFAITLILNITRLCMMSSHLRKTEKAINEFFRTEGAEKLQKAFEIAKRIPIITSAKTLELAKVTQFKTMEFARYIEELARSIPLPPLILNCRAFMEEIFEAVRVDDPDEVGREEKPPPGCGAPAALFPGSAPVKRSHSPAGDSDDGSLSEQGQEIAVQVSIHPQGQGHGIDTVSHGSCHSVPAEEGTC from the exons ATGAAGCTCAGCTATTGCCTGTTAATTTTGACTGTTAGTGCTGGTCTTTCAGCTGGATTCACAGTGGAAAATGTAGCTTTTAACAGGACAGTTGCTTTTAGGTCTTTCAATGCATCACTTCATGCAGTGTCTCAAGCTTTAATAAGTTCTCCAGCACACCATGATATCATAGCCAAAGAGGGGAGCAGTATTTTAATTGAATGTAAACTGAACATCAGCCAGTATGAACATATCCTTTGGTATAACTCCAGAGGACACCTGCTTGAACAGAAAGATGAAG ATGACCGGTGGAGGATTGCTGATCATTCCCTCAACATCACAAAGGTCAGCTTTGCCGACCGGGGCCGGTACACGTGTGCAGGCATTAATCAGAGCGAGACCTTGTACTACACAGTCACCCTGAGGGTTATCTTCACCTCAGGGGACATGAGCATCTACTACATGATCGTGTGCCTCGTTGCCTTTGCCATCACGCTCATTTTGAACATCACCCGCCTGTGCATGATGAGCAGCCACCTCCGCAAGACGGAGAAGGCCATCAACGAGTTCTTCCGCACGGAAGGGGCCGAGAAGCTGCAGAAAGCTTTCGAGATAGCCAAGCGCATCCCCATCATCACGTCCGCCAAAACGCTCGAGCTGGCCAAAGTCACTCAGTTTAAGACCATGGAGTTCGCTCGCTACATCGAAGAGCTCGCCAGGAGcattcccctccctcctctgaTCCTGAACTGCAGGGCCTTCATGGAGGAGATCTTCGAGGCCGTGAGGGTGGACGACCCCGACGAggtgggcagggaggagaagcCGCCCCCGGGCTGCGGGGCGCCGGCCGCGCTGTTCCCCGGCAGCGCCCCCGTCAAGCGCAGCCATTCCCCGGCCGGCGACTCGGACGACGGCTCCCTGAGCGAGCAGGGCCAGGAGATCGCCGTGCAGGTGTCCATccacccccagggccagggccacGGCATCGACACCGTGTCCCACGGCAGCTGCCACTCTGTGCCTGCTGAGGAGGGCACCTGCTGA